A single Apodemus sylvaticus chromosome 20, mApoSyl1.1, whole genome shotgun sequence DNA region contains:
- the LOC127671290 gene encoding olfactory receptor 6C4-like, which produces MEEMGPDKNIPKANKQKRYWQPVLAIKNQTSIEFILLGLIDAPELQVCVFLFLLLTYILSVLGNLTIIALTLLDSHLQTPMYFFLRNFSFLEISFTSTFTPRILFSISTGIKTISFAGCFTQYFFAIFFGATEFYLLTAMSYDRYVAICKPLHYTTIMSNRVCTLLVLCSWMSGFLIILFPIILTSRLDFCASNVLDHYYCDYGPLIEIACSDTRLLELFDFVLAVMTLIVTLVLVILSYTFIIRTILKIPSAQQRKKAFSTCSSHMVVISLSYGSCIFMYIKPSATEGVAFNKGVAVLNTSVAPLLNPFIYTLRNKQVKQSFKEITRKIINLQ; this is translated from the exons ATGGAAGAAATGGGGCCTGACAAGAACATTCCCAAAGCCAATAAGCAGAAAAGATACTG GCAGCCAGTGTTAGCTATTAAAAATCAGACTTCGATTGAATTCATTCTGCTGGGACTTATAGATGCCCCAGAGCTTCAAGTCTGTGTTTTCCTATTTCTCCTCCTCACATACATACTCAGCGTTCTGGGGAACCTGACCATCATTGCCCTCACACTGCTGGATTCCCACCTCCAgacacccatgtacttcttcctcaggaACTTCTCCTTCCTCGAAATCTCATTCACATCCACTTTTACTCCCCGCATACTCTTCAGCATCTCCACAGGAATTAAGACCATCAGCTTTGCTGGGTGTTTCACTCAGTACTTCTTTGCCATCTTCTTTGGAGCCACTGAGTTTTACCTCCTGACTGCCAtgtcctatgaccgctatgtggccatctgcaaacCCCTGCACTACACCACCATCATGAGCAACAGGGTCTGCACCCTGCTGGTCCTCTGCTCTTGGATGAGTGGGTTCCTCATCATCTTATTCCCAATCATCCTGACCAGTCGACTGGATTTCTGTGCATCCAATGTGCTCGATCATTATTACTGTGACTATGGGCCCCTCATAGAAATAGCTTGTTCAGACACAAGGCTGCTGGAACTCTTTGACTTTGTCTTAGCAGTCATGACCTTGATTGTCACCCTGGTGCTGGTGATTCTCTCCTACACATTTATCATCAGGACCATTCTGAAGATCCCATCTGCACAGCAGAGGAAGAAGGCGTTTTCCACATGTTCCTCCCACATGGTTGTCATCTCCCTCTCTTATGGAAGCTGCATCTTCATGTACATAAAGCCTTCAGCCACAGAAGGGGTTGCCTTCAATAAAGGTGTAGCTGTACTCAATACCTCAGTTGCCCCGTTACTAAACCCATTCATTTACACTCTAAGAAATAAGCAGGTGAAACAAAGTTTCAAGGAGATCACTAGGAAGATTATAAATCTCCAATGA
- the LOC127671217 gene encoding olfactory receptor 9-like, which produces MGDGNGTEVTEFILLGFSGFGFLQGHLFWGVLCIYVVTLLGNSLIVLLTLADSALRSPMYFFLRHFSVVEILYTTTIVPRMLADLRSSRPSIPLASCFTQLYFFALFGIAECCLLTAMAYDRYAAICCPLHYTTLMSPGTCSALVGASYLAGVITGTTHSIFIFTLPFRGANTIHHFLCDILPVLRLASASTFWGEVGNLFLTVTFIFSPFLLIVVSYACILATILRVSTSQGRQKLFSTCSSHLFVVILFFGTGSVAYMRPQADSYGDTDQIITLFYTVVTPMCNPFVYTLRNKEVTGAMRRLMKRYLWGP; this is translated from the coding sequence ATGGGGGATGGTAACGGTACAGAGGTAACAGAGTTTATTTTATTGGGGTTCTCGGGGTTTGGCTTTCTCCAGGGCCACCTGTTCTGGGGTGTGCTGTGCATCTATGTTGTCACCTTGCTGGGCAACTCTCTGATAGTGCTCCTGACGCTGGCGGACTCTGCGCTCCGctcccccatgtacttcttcctgcgTCACTTCTCCGTGGTGGAGATCCTCTACACCACTACCATCGTGCCTCGGATGTTGGCCGACCTCCGCTCTTCCCGCCCCTCCATCCCGCTGGCCAGCTGCTTCACGCAGTTATATTTCTTTGCCCTTTTTGGCATTGCTGAGTGCTGCCTGCTCACCGCCATGGCCTACGACCGCTATGCTGCCATCTGCTGTCCGCTGCATTACACTACACTCATGAGCCCGGGGACCTGTTCAGCCTTGGTGGGGGCCTCTTATCTTGCAGGAGTCATCACAGGCACTACTCACTCCATCTTCATCTTCACGTTGCCTTTCCGTGGGGCCAACACCATCCATCACTTCCTGTGTGATATCCTGCCTGTGCTGAGACTGGCTAGTGCAAGCACCTTCTGGGGTGAAGTGGGGAACCTCTTTCTCACAGTAACTTTTATCTTCTCCCCCTTCTTATTGATTGTGGTTTCTTATGCCTGTATTCTTGCCACCATCCTTAGGGTTTCGACATCCCAGGGTCGTCAAAAGCTCTTTTCTACGTGTTCCTCCCACTTGTTTGTGGTCATACTCTTTTTTGGGACTGGGTCTGTTGCCTACATGAGGCCTCAGGCAGATTCCTATGGGGACACAGACCAAATTATCACCTTGTTCTACACAGTTGTCACCCCCATGTGCAACCCTTTTGTTTACACTCTGAGGAACAAGGAGGTCACAGGGGCCATGAGGCGGCTCATGAAGAGATACCTTTGGGGTCCTTGA
- the LOC127671289 gene encoding olfactory receptor 6C4-like — MEEMGPDKNIPKANKQKRYWQPVLAIKNQTLTEFVLLGLTDAPELQVCVFLFLLLTYILSVLGNLTIIALTLLDSHLQTPMYFFLRNFSFLEISFTSTFTPRILFSISTGIKTISFAGCFTQYFFAIFFGATEFYLLTAMSYDRYVAICKPLHYTTIMSNRVCTLLVLCSWMSGFLIILFPIILTSRLDFCASNVLDHYYCDYGPLIEIACSDTRLLELFDFVLAVMTLIVTLVLVILSYTFIIRTILKIPSAQQRKKAFSTCSSHMVVISLSYGSCIFMYIKPSATEGVAFNKGVAVLNNSVAPLLNPFIYTLRNKQVKQSFKEITRKIINLQ, encoded by the exons ATGGAAGAAATGGGGCCTGACAAGAACATTCCCAAAGCCAATAAGCAGAAAAGATACTG GCAGCCAGTGTTAGCTATTAAAAATCAGACTTTGACTGAATTCGTTCTGCTGGGACTCACAGACGCCCCAGAGCTTCAAGTCTGTGTTTTCCTATTTCTCCTCCTCACATATATACTCAGCGTTCTGGGGAACCTGACCATCATTGCCCTCACACTGCTGGATTCCCACCTCCAgacacccatgtacttcttcctcaggaacttctcattccTCGAAATCTCATTCACATCCACTTTTACTCCCCGCATACTCTTCAGCATCTCCACAGGAATTAAGACCATCAGCTTTGCTGGGTGTTTCACTCAGTACTTCTTTGCCATCTTCTTCGGAGCCACTGAGTTTTACCTCCTGACTGCCAtgtcctatgaccgctatgtggccatctgcaaacCCCTGCACTACACCACCATCATGAGCAACAGGGTCTGCACCCTGCTGGTCCTCTGCTCTTGGATGAGTGGGTTCCTCATCATCTTATTCCCAATCATCCTGACCAGTCGACTGGATTTCTGTGCATCCAATGTGCTCGATCATTATTACTGTGACTATGGGCCCCTCATAGAAATAGCTTGTTCAGACACAAGGCTGCTGGAACTCTTTGACTTTGTCTTAGCAGTCATGACCTTGATTGTCACCCTGGTGCTGGTGATTCTCTCCTACACATTTATCATCAGGACCATTCTGAAGATCCCATCTGCACAGCAGAGGAAGAAGGCGTTTTCCACATGTTCCTCCCACATGGTTGTCATCTCCCTCTCTTATGGAAGCTGCATCTTCATGTACATAAAGCCTTCAGCCACAGAAGGGGTTGCCTTCAATAAAGGTGTAGCCGTACTCAATAACTCAGTTGCCCCTTTACTGAACCCATTCATTTACACTCTAAGAAATAAGCAGGTGAAACAAAGTTTCAAGGAGATCACAAGGAAGATTATAAATCTCCAATGA